One window from the genome of Thermus tengchongensis encodes:
- a CDS encoding NUDIX hydrolase, with amino-acid sequence MAVPLLGESLLFTLRSPHLPTHAGQVSFPGGAVEPGETPVEAALREAAEEVGLEGVEPLGFLSPALSPQGFLVQPVVVFREDLSPLRPNPLEVARVFLAPLEELLRVNPWSEVRHGRTVWHFPWRGVDIWGVTGNILREFLEVWRGAHRDPPGGPL; translated from the coding sequence GTGGCCGTGCCCCTTCTGGGGGAAAGCCTGCTCTTTACCCTAAGAAGCCCCCACCTGCCCACCCACGCCGGCCAGGTGAGCTTCCCCGGGGGGGCGGTGGAGCCGGGGGAGACGCCGGTGGAGGCGGCCCTGCGCGAGGCGGCGGAGGAGGTGGGGCTTGAGGGGGTGGAGCCCCTGGGCTTCCTCTCCCCCGCCCTTTCCCCCCAGGGCTTCCTGGTCCAGCCGGTGGTGGTCTTCCGGGAGGACCTTTCTCCCCTAAGGCCCAATCCCCTCGAGGTGGCCAGGGTCTTCCTGGCTCCTTTAGAGGAGCTTCTCCGGGTAAATCCCTGGAGCGAGGTGCGCCATGGCCGCACCGTTTGGCATTTTCCCTGGCGGGGGGTGGACATCTGGGGGGTCACGGGGAATATCCTGAGGGAGTTCCTGGAGGTGTGGCGTGGAGCGCATCGGGATCCTCCTGGCGGACCTCTTTGA
- the argB gene encoding acetylglutamate kinase: protein MSEALVVKVGGSLRGAEALLDELSGYPGPLVLVHGGGPEIGALLERLGFQSRFVGGLRVTPPEQMEAVEMSLCLTGKRLAEGLSRRGRRALALSGRDALTLRGRALPGLGRVGEVVGVGVDLLLDLLEKGYTPLLAPIALDEEGPLNVNADTAAGAVAGALGWPAVFLTDVEGVLKDPKDPQTRFPRLTPQEVEALKAQGVVQGGMIPKVEAALRALEAGAPWAAIAKGERGVLARVLSGEAGTRFSLQGGPGRPA from the coding sequence TTGAGTGAAGCCCTCGTGGTGAAGGTAGGGGGAAGCCTAAGGGGGGCCGAAGCCCTGCTGGACGAGCTTTCGGGCTACCCCGGCCCCCTGGTCCTGGTGCACGGGGGCGGGCCCGAGATCGGGGCCCTCCTGGAAAGGCTCGGCTTCCAGAGCCGCTTCGTGGGGGGCTTGCGGGTGACGCCTCCCGAGCAGATGGAAGCGGTGGAGATGAGCCTCTGCCTCACGGGAAAGCGCCTGGCGGAGGGGCTTTCCCGAAGGGGAAGAAGGGCCCTCGCCCTTTCGGGCCGCGATGCCCTCACCCTCCGGGGCCGGGCCCTGCCGGGGCTCGGGCGGGTGGGGGAGGTGGTGGGGGTGGGGGTGGACCTGCTCTTGGACCTCCTGGAAAAGGGCTACACCCCCCTCCTGGCCCCCATCGCCCTGGACGAGGAAGGCCCCTTGAACGTGAACGCCGACACCGCCGCCGGGGCGGTGGCCGGGGCCTTAGGGTGGCCTGCGGTCTTCCTCACCGACGTGGAGGGGGTGCTAAAGGACCCCAAGGACCCCCAGACCCGCTTCCCCCGCCTGACCCCCCAGGAGGTGGAGGCCCTCAAGGCCCAGGGCGTGGTCCAGGGAGGGATGATCCCCAAAGTAGAGGCGGCCCTAAGGGCCCTGGAGGCAGGGGCCCCCTGGGCGGCCATCGCCAAGGGGGAACGGGGCGTTTTGGCGAGGGTGCTCTCTGGGGAGGCGGGGACCCGCTTCAGCCTCCAAGGAGGTCCAGGAAGGCCCGCATGA
- a CDS encoding MazG family protein — MGGMERLLEVMRRLRGPGGCPWDRAQTHESLVPYLLEEASEAADALLAGDAEAMAEELGDVLLQVAFHSVIAEEEGRFTYGDVERRIVEKLIRRHPHVFGDARADTPEEVKARWEVLKAEEGKEEKPCGLPKHLPTLLRAYELQKRGVERGSEAGLRAALERGDLEEALWNLVGLFAERGLDPESALRRRSLRACREG; from the coding sequence ATGGGGGGCATGGAACGGCTGCTTGAGGTGATGCGCCGCCTACGGGGCCCCGGGGGCTGCCCTTGGGACCGGGCCCAGACCCATGAGAGCCTGGTCCCTTACCTGCTGGAGGAGGCCAGCGAGGCAGCGGATGCCCTTCTGGCCGGGGATGCCGAGGCGATGGCGGAGGAGCTGGGGGACGTCCTCCTGCAGGTGGCCTTCCACAGCGTCATCGCCGAGGAGGAGGGACGCTTCACCTACGGGGACGTGGAGCGCCGCATCGTGGAGAAGCTCATCCGCCGCCACCCCCACGTCTTCGGGGACGCCAGGGCCGACACCCCCGAGGAGGTCAAGGCCCGCTGGGAGGTGCTGAAGGCGGAGGAGGGGAAGGAGGAAAAGCCCTGCGGCTTGCCCAAACACCTGCCCACCCTCCTCCGGGCCTACGAGCTGCAGAAGCGGGGGGTGGAGAGGGGAAGCGAGGCGGGCCTGAGGGCCGCGCTGGAGCGGGGGGACCTGGAGGAGGCGCTTTGGAACCTGGTGGGGCTTTTCGCCGAGCGGGGCCTGGACCCCGAGAGCGCCTTAAGGCGGCGCTCCCTCAGAGCCTGCCGGGAGGGCTAG
- a CDS encoding YbjQ family protein yields the protein MKVLLTTLDAVPGHRVAQVLGVVKGSTVRAKHLGKDLLAGLRTLVGGEIPEYTEMLQEAREQAEQRMVEAARQLGADAVLGVRYATASVMAGAAEILAYGTAVRLEPSRERP from the coding sequence ATGAAGGTCTTGCTCACCACCTTGGACGCGGTGCCGGGCCACCGGGTGGCTCAGGTCCTGGGGGTGGTCAAGGGGAGCACGGTCCGGGCCAAACACTTGGGCAAGGACCTCTTGGCGGGGCTTAGAACCCTGGTGGGAGGGGAGATCCCCGAGTACACGGAGATGCTGCAAGAGGCTCGGGAGCAGGCGGAACAGCGCATGGTGGAAGCGGCCAGGCAGCTTGGCGCCGATGCGGTCTTGGGGGTGCGGTACGCCACGGCCAGCGTCATGGCGGGGGCGGCGGAAATCCTGGCCTACGGGACCGCCGTCCGCCTAGAGCCTTCCAGGGAGCGCCCCTAG
- a CDS encoding type 1 glutamine amidotransferase domain-containing protein — MERIGILLADLFDEREFLYPYYRVQEAGYTPVVLGPEAREYRAKSGFSWKAEAGAQEAPELRGLLIPGGFAPDYLRRSPEVLSLVRRVAEEGKPIGAICHAGWVLVSAGLVRGRRVTGFPSIRDDLENAGGLYQEAGVVVDGNLVTAQGPKDLPGFMRAFLDLLGG; from the coding sequence GTGGAGCGCATCGGGATCCTCCTGGCGGACCTCTTTGACGAGCGGGAGTTCCTCTACCCCTACTACCGGGTGCAGGAGGCGGGCTACACCCCGGTGGTCCTGGGCCCTGAGGCCCGAGAGTACCGGGCCAAGTCGGGTTTTTCCTGGAAGGCGGAGGCAGGCGCCCAGGAGGCCCCAGAGCTTAGGGGCCTCCTCATCCCCGGGGGCTTCGCCCCGGACTACCTGCGCCGGAGCCCCGAGGTGCTTTCCCTGGTGCGGCGGGTGGCGGAGGAGGGCAAGCCCATCGGGGCCATCTGCCATGCGGGCTGGGTGCTGGTGAGCGCCGGGCTGGTGCGGGGGAGAAGGGTCACGGGCTTTCCCTCCATCCGGGACGACCTGGAAAACGCCGGGGGGCTTTACCAGGAGGCGGGGGTGGTGGTGGACGGGAACCTGGTCACCGCCCAGGGGCCTAAAGACCTCCCCGGCTTCATGCGGGCCTTCCTGGACCTCCTTGGAGGCTGA